GGTTCACGGCCCGGCCTGAGGTGGCGCGGGTGGAGACCCGGCTGATCTTCCAGCAGTGGGAGTGCGGGCCGCTGCTGCCGCCTACGCCCTCGGCGCAATCAGGGTGACGTGCGACGCGGGTCCGTACGAGGATGGCGGTATGTCTGACACCAACAACCCGCTGCCCCGTGCGGTCGCCGACGCGTACGTCGACGATCTCATCGCCCTCGACCCGATCACCGGCACCTACCTGGGTGTGAAGGAGAGTTCGAGCCGGCTGCCCGACACCTCGCCGGCGGGACAGGAGGCGCTCGCCGCGCTCCAGCGGGCGACGCTCGCGAAGCTGGACGAGGCCGAGCGGCGGCCCGGCGCGGACACCGACAGTGAACGCCGGTGCGGACGGCTGCTGCGTGAGCGTCTGACCGCGGAGATCGCGGTGCACGAGGCGGACGAGGGCCTGCGCTCGGTCGGCAACATGGGGACGGCCGTGCACGCGGTCCGCGACATCTTCACGGTCACGCCCAGCGGGACGGTGGCGGAGTGGACGGCGATCGTCGAGCGGCTGCGGGCGGTGCCGACGGCGCTGGCGGGCTACCGCGAGTCGCTGGCGCTGGGGCTCGAAAGGAAGCTGTACGCGTCGCCGCGTCCGACGGCGACCTTCGTGACGCAGCTCGGCGAGTGGGCGGACACCGACGGCAACGGCCTCGGCTGGTTCGAGGACTTCGTGTCGGCGGGCCCCGCTGAGCTGCGCGCCAAGCTGGACGAGGCGGCGGGCGCGGCGACGGCGGCCGTGGTCGAGCTGCGGGACTGGATGCGGGACGTGTACGCGCCGACGATCGAGGGCGCCCCGAACACGGTGGGCCGTGAGCGGTACGCCCGCTGGTCGCGCTACTTCAACGGCACGGATCTCGATCTGGACGAGGCGTACGCGTACGGCTGGTCGGAGTACCACCGGCTGCTCGCCGAGATGAGGCGGGAGGCGGAGCGGGTCCTGCCCGGCGCCGAGACGCCGTGGGCGGCGCTCGCCCACCTGGACGAGCACGGCCGGCACATCGAGGGCGTCGACGAGGTCAGGGACTGGCTCCAGGGCCTGATGGACGAGGCGATCGAGAAGCTGGACGGCACCCACTTCGACCTCGCCGACGACGTACGGAAGGTGGAGTCGCGGATCGCGCCGCCCGGCAGCGCGGCGGCCCCCTACTACACGTCCCCGTCGGAGGACTTCTCGCGTCCCGGCCGCACCTGGCTGCCGACGATGGGCCAGACCCGCTTCCCGGTCTACGACCTGGTGTCGACGTGGTACCACGAGGGCGTGCCCGGCCATCACCTCCAGCTCGCGCAGTGGGTGCACGTCGCCGGGGACCTCTCCCGCTACCAGGCGGCCGTCGGCATGGTCAGCGCCAACGCCGAGGGCTGGGCGCTGTACGCGGAGCGGCTGATGGACGAGCTGGGCTTCCTCACGGACGCCGAGCAGCGGCTCGGCTACCTGGACGCGCAGATGATGCGGGCCGCGCGGGTCATCGTCGACATCGGCATGCACCTGGAGCTGGAGATTCCGGCGGACTCGCCGTTCCACCCCGGTGAGCGCTGGACGCCGGAGCTGGCGCAGGAGTTCTTCGGCGCGCACAGCAGCCGCCCGGCGGACTTCGTGGAGAGCGAGCTGACCCGCTATCTGACGATCCCGGGGCAGGCGATCGGCTACAAGCTGGGCGAACGCGCCTGGCTGCTGGGCCGGGAGAAGGCCCGCGAGCGCCACGGCGACGCGTTCGACCTGAAGGCGTGGCACATGGCGGCCCTGTCCCAGGGCTCGCTCGGCCTTGACGACCTGGTGGACGAGCTGTCCAAGCTCTGAGCGGGAGCAGGGCCGTCGGCCCGTCCGCCTCGTCGACGGCCGGCCCGACGACGAGGCGGACCGAAGGGCTGACGGACGGCGAGGCGGGCTGACGGGCTGGTGGCGAGCGGGACGGACGGAACGGCGGGGCCGTCCGGCGCACTCGTCCGGTCCGGCTACGCCTCGTCGAGCCTCCGCAGGTGCACCAGGCCGGCCCAGATCTCGGGCCCCGGTCTGACCGCGGACCGTACCGCGTAGTGGCCCGCGGCCAGGGTGATGCGGAGGGTGTCCGTGCGGGCGGGGGCGGTGCCGGGCCAGGCGGAGTCGAAGAGGACGACCGGGCCGGGGACGTTCCAGTGCCTCTCGTCCGTCCAGTCCGCGGTGGTGAGGGCGTCCCGCGCCCCGGCGAGGAGTTCGGCCTCGGTGTCGGCCGCGTACCAGCGGACGAGCGTGCCGTGCTCCGGGAGATAGGCGGTGGCGGCGGGTTCGTCGCCGAGGACGAGGGCGGTGCGGTCGCCGACCGGGAGCAGACCGAAGGCCGTGTCGATCTCGCAGGCCCGGTCGTAGTCGGAGGCCAGGTCGTCGCCGTCGGCCCCTGACCAGAACGGCAGGACCGTCTCCGGTACCGCGATGAGGGGTCCGCCGTCCGACTCGACCCACTCGACGGTCCCGGGTTCCGCGTATCGCACCATGGCGCCACACCGTACACGCACGGCCGTCGATGTCGATCAACTGGCCCTGTGCGCAAGCCGCTTGGCGTGGTCAGCAGCCGCAGGCCGCGGCCCGCTCCGGTGCCGTCAGCGGGTCGGGGGTCCGCCGTTCACGGCCCTGTCCGGTCTCGAACTCGAAGCCCTCGCGCACCCAGTACTCGAAGCCGCCGATCATCTCCTTGACGTGGAAGCCGAGTTCGGCGAGGGCGAGCGCCGAGCGGGCGGCGCCGTCGCATCCCGGGCCCCAGCAGTAGGTGACGACGGGCACCGCCCGGTCGAGGATCTCCTCGGCCCGTTCGGGGACGAGTGCGGTCGGCAGGTGGACGGCGCCGGACACATGCCCCTGGTCCCAGGACTCGGTGGAGCGGGAGTCGATGAGCACGAACCCAGGGTCGCCCACGCCGGCCAGCGCGGCGGCGACATCGGAGACGTCGGTGTACAGGGCGAGACGGGCGCGGAAGTGGGCGGCGGCCTCGGCGGGGCGGAGGTGGCCTGTGGGGTGGGTGGTCATGGCGGGCGTCCTTCTGGTGGTGGGGTCGGCAGGCAGAAATCTACGGTGGCCGATCCGCCCTCTGAAGGTGTGATCCCCGGCACGAACGCCGTCCGGCCAGGGATTTCCCTGGTATCTCTCGGGGATGACCGAGTTTTCCCCGGACGCCACCGACTGGCGCATTCTCGACGTCCTGCAACGCACCGGGCGGGCCGGCTTCGCCGAGCTGGCGCGGGCCGTGGCCATGTCGCCGAGCGCGGTGACCGAGCGGGTGCGGCGGCTCGAGGAGGCCGGTGTCATCCAGGGGTACACGGCCGTCGTCGACCCGGAGCGGCTGGGGTTGCCGATCCTGGCGTTCGTGCGGCTGCGGTACCCGAACGGCAACTACAAGCCGTTCCACGACCTGGTGGCCGTGACGCCCGAGGTTCTGGAGGCGCACCATGTGACGGGTGACGACTGCTTCGTCATCAAGGTCGCCGCCCGCTCGATGGGGCACCTGGAGGAGGTGTCGGGGAAGATCGGCACGCTCGGTTCGGTGACCACCAGCGTCGTCTACTCCTCGCCGCTCCCCCGGCGTCCGCTCGGCCGCTGACCCGCTACCCGGCGGCGCCGCGCTGCCGCAGTGCCGACCCCGACCGCCCCTTCACGACCTCCAGTTGGGCGTGGACGCGGCGGCGCAGGTCGGCGACATGGCTGACGATGCCGACGCTGCGGTCGCGTTCGCGCAGCGAGTCGAGGACGTCGAGCACCTCGTCGAGGGTCTGCTCGTCGAGGCTGCCGAAGCCCTCGTCGATGAAGAGGGTGTCGAGGCTGACCCCGCCCGTCTCGTCGGTGACGACGTCCGCGAGGCCGAGGGCGAGGGCCAGCGAGGCGAAGAAGGTCTCGCCGCCCGAGAGGGTCGCCGTGTCCCGCTCGCGTCCGGTCCACGCGTCGACCACGTGCAGCCCGAGTCCGCTGCGCCCGCGCCCCGACCTGTCGTCGGAGTGGACGAGGGTGTAGCGGCCCGAGGACATGCGCTGGAGCCGTACGGTCGCGGCGGCGGCCACCTGTTCGAGGCGGGCGGCCAGGACATACGACTCCAGGCGCATCCGGCGTTCGTTCTGTGCCGAGGTGCCCGCGGTGAGGGTGGCGAGCCGGGCGACCCGGTCGTACTCCTCGCGCAGCGGCGCGAGTCGGCGGACGCCGGTGGCGGAGTGGGCGGAGAGCCGGTCGAGTTCAGCGCGCCGGCGGTCGGCCGCGTCGCGGGCGGAGGCGGCGTCACGGACCCGGGCGGCGGCGGCCGCCGCGCTCCGTTCGGCGCCCGCGAGGTCGGCGGCGGGCCGGGCGGCGGCCTCGGCGGTCTCGGTCTCGGCGAGCACCGCGCGCACGGTGGCCTCCTCCGACTGCCAGGCGTCCAGGCGCCGTTGCAGCTCGCGGTGGGCGGCGGCGTCCAGGAGGGCGTCCGCCGCGGCCTGCGGGGTGTCGAAGCCGGCCCGGAAGGCGGCGTCGGCGAGCCGGGCGTCGGCGTCCTTGAGGCGCTGGGCGGTGTCCTCTGCGGCGCGTGCGGTGTCGGCGGCGTCGGTGAGCAGCGCGACCTGCCGCTCCAGTTGCCCGGCCCGGGTGGCGACGCTGTCGGCCGTCCCGCGTGCCTGGGTCAACTCCGCTTCCAGTGCGGTGCGTTCACGGTCGAGGGGTTCGCGGGCCGCGACCCGGGAGGCGGCGCCGACGGCGGCCTTCTGCTGGGCGGTGACCCGCCGCTCGCGCTCCTGTTCGGCGACGCCGAGGCGTTCGGTGGCGGGGTGGAGTTGGGCGGCGGCGCTCCTGGCCTCGGCGTACCGCTCCTCCAACTCCTGCGCTTCCCGCACCAGTTGGTCGGTGGGCGTGTCGCCCGCCTCACCCTCGGCGGTGGCCAGCGCGCGCTGCACCTCGCCGAGCCGCCGTTCGGCGCCCGCCCGCCGCTCGTCGGCCGACTGGTAGGCGGCCAGGGCGTGTTCCTCGCTCTCGCGGTCCACGTGCCCGGCGTCCTTGCGGGCCGGCGCCGGGTGTTCGGTCGCTCCGCACACCGAGCAGGGTGCACCGTCGGCCAGTTGGGCGGCCAGCTCGGCGGCGATGCCGTTCAGCCGTCGTTCCTTGACGTCGAGCCAGGCGGCGCGGGCCGTGAGGGCGTCGTCGGTGGCGGCGCGGACCGACTCGCCCTCCTCGCGGGCCTCTCGGGTGAGCCGGTCGCGTTGCCTGGCCGCCGCGAGCCTGGTCCGCGCGGGTTCGCGCTGGACGGCGAGCTGTTCGGCCCGGGTGGCCGCCTGCTGCGCCGACTCGACGGCGGCCCGTAGCGCGGCCCGGCGCTCGTCCCAGCCGGACAGCCAGGCGTCGGCGTCCTGGAGCGCGTCCTCGTCGGCCCGTTCCTGGCGGTCCAACCGGTCGCGTTCGACGGCGAGTTCGGCGAGGCGCTGTTCGGCGCGGCGGGCGGATTCGAGGCCGCCGAGCTCCTCGGCCGCGCGGCGGGCGGCACCGGCGAGCCCGCTCGCTCCGGCGTCCGCGAAGCGTGCCGGGAGCTGGGCTCGCGCCTGGGCCTCGGCTCGGCCGGCCCTGCGGTGCTCGGTGTCGGCGGAGTCCCGCAGCTCCAGTGCGGGTGCCACCGCCTCGGCCTTGCGGGCCCGTTCCATGCGGGTCTGCGCGTCGCGGTAGGCGGGTGAGCGTTCCTCCAGCAGCGCGGCCCGCTCCCGTGCCTGGGCGAACCGCCGCTGCAACCGGTCGAGTTCGCGGGCGTCGGCGAGCGCGCGGTCGGCGGCGGCCTGCGCGGACTCGGCGGCCGTAAGACGCGAGGAGGCGATGGCCAGCTGTTCGCGGGCGGTGCTGCGGGCGAGCGCGGCGGCGGTCAACACGGCTTCGGCGAGGCCCGGTTCGCCCGGCTTCAGGTCGGGCAGCTCCATGGCGTCGCCCGCGGCCTGCTGCATGCGGTGCGCGTCGGCGAGCAACGCCTCGTCGCCCTCGCGGACCTGTGCCTCGGTGGAGCGCCGCCGGTCGGCGAGGCGCTTCTCCACGTCGGCGAAGCGCTGGGTGTCGAAGAGGCGGCCGAGCAGTCGGCCGCGTGCCTCGGCGTCGGCGCGCAGGAAGCGGGCGAAGTCGCCCTGGGGCAACAGGACGACCTGGCAGAACTGTTCGCGGCTCATGCCGAGGAGTTGGGTGATCTCCTCGCCGATCTCCTGGTGGGAGCGGCTGAGGTCCTTCCAGGTGCCGGTGGCCGGGTCGTGCTCGCGCAGCCAGCTCTGGGCCTTCTCCAGGGTGGTGCCGGTGCCGCGTTTCTTGGGGCGTGCCCAGGGCGGCTGCCTGGTGACCTCCAACCGGCGTCCGGCGACGGTCAGTTCGAGGGTGACGCCGGTGCGGGTGGCGGGGGCGGCGTGGTCGCTGCGGAGGTTCTGGCCCTGGCCGCTCTGCCGGGCGCCGGGGACGGAGCCGTAGAGGGCGTAGCAGACGGCGTCGAGGACGGAGGTCTTGCCCGCGCCGGTCGGGCCGTGCAGCAGGAAGAGGCCGGCGGCCGACAGGTCGTCGAAGTCGACGGTCTGGGCGGCGCCGAACGGGCCGAACGCGGTGAGGTCGAGCCGGTGCAGTCTCACCGCGCGACCTCCCGTACCGTCTCGTCGACCCGGACGGCGTCGAACGCGTCCCGCAGGACGCCCTGTTCGCTGGTGTCGGGTCCGGCGCCGCGCACATGGGCGACGAAGTCCTCGGCGATCTGCTGGTCGCTGCGGCCCGCGAGCCGCTTGGCGTAGGAGACCTCGGGGTCGTCGGGGGCGCGTTCGGGGTCGAAGGCGAGGCTGAGGGTGTGCGGGAACCGTTCGAGGAGCCGGGCCATGGGGTCGGCAGGGCGGACGGCGTCGGTGAGGGTGGCCTCGACCCACGCGTCCTCGTGCCGGGTCAGCTCGGGGTCGGCGAGCAGTTCCTCCAGGGTGCCGCGGAGGCGGGCCAGCGCGCGCGGCACCGGGCAGTCGACGCGTTCGGCGGTGACGGAGCCGTCGGCACCGAGGTCGACGAGCCACATCGTCTTGCGGTGGGCCGTCTCGGAGAAGGAGTACGGGAGCGGGGAGCCCGAGTAGCGGATCCGGTCGGTGAGGGTCTGGCAGCCGTGCAGATGGCCGAGGGCCACGTAGTCGACGCCGTCGAAGACCCCGGCGGGCACCGCGGCGACCCCGCCGACGGTGATGTCCCGTTCGCTGTCGCTGGGCTCGCCGCCGGTGACGAAGGCGTGCGCGAGGACGACGGAGCGGGTGCCGGCGGGGCGGGTGGCGAGGTCGGCGCGGACCCGTTCCATGGCCGCGGCGAGCACCGTCTCGTGTCCGGCCTTCGCCACCCCGAACTCGCCTTTGACCAGGGCCGGTTCGAGGTAGGGCAGGCCGTAGAGGGCGACGTCGCCGAAGGTGTCGGCGAGCACCACGGGGGTGCCGCACGCCGACGGCTCGGTGCGCAGGTGGATGCCGGCCCGGCCGATGAGTCCGGCGCCGACGCCGAGCCGGCGGGCGGAGTCGTGGTTCCCGGAGATCATCACGGTGGGGACGCCGAGGCCGGCGAGCCGGTGCAGGGCGTCGTCGAAGAGTTCGACGGCGGCGAGGGGCGGCACCGCGCGGTCGTAGACGTCTCCCGCGACGACCACGGCGTCGACGGCGTGCTCCCGCACGGTGGTGACGAGGTGCGTGACGAATGCGGCCTGGGCGCCGAGCATGTCCACCCGGTGGAAGGAGCGGCCGAGATGCCAGTCGGAGGTGTGCAGGAGTCTCATGAAACCGACCTGACCTGCATGTCTACCTCTACCGCACCTTTGTTCCAGAACACACCGACCTGGGCCGCGCCATGGGCGCACCCGTCACGCTAACGCATGCCGCCCTCTGATCCACCCCACACCTCACAACCCCCTGGGGTCGGCGGTGGTCCGGCCGCGCCTGCCGGTGGGTCAGCTCCGGCCACCGGACGGGCCGCGTCCGCACCGGACACGACATGCCCGCGCGGCTCGGACATCCCCGCAGCGCGTAGCCGCCCGTTCAGCTCAGGCGCCCCCGCACCGCTCAGGCGCCCGCACCGCTCAGGCGCCCGTACCGCTCAGGCGTCCCCGTACGCCTCCCCGCCCGGCTCGAAGCGTGCCGTGCCCGCCGTCGCGTCGGCGAGCCAGGCGCGGAAGGCAGGCACCTCGGCGTCCGGGAGGCCGATGTCGATGGTGACCTGTTCGCCGTAGTGGACGTCGAGGACGGCGCGTCCCGAGGTGCGCAGGTCGTTCTGGACGCGGCCCGCGCGCTGGTGGTCGACGGTGACCGTGGCCAGCCGGAAGCGGCGTCTGGTGCGGGTGCCGAGCGAGTCGAGCGCCTCGCCGACCGCTCCGCCGTAGGCCCTGATGAGGCCGCCCGCGCCGAGTTTGACGCCGCCGTAGTAGCGGGTGACGACGGCGACGACGTACCGCATGTCGCGGCGCAGCAGCATCTGGAGCATCGGGACGCCCGCGGTGCCGCCGGGTTCGCCGTCGTCGCCGGCGCGCTGCACGGAGGCGTCGGCGCCGATCACGTACGCCCAGCAGTGGTGGCTGGCGTCGGGGTGCTCCTTGCGGACGGCGGCCAGGAAGTCCTGCGCCTCCTGCTCGGTGGCGGCGGGGGCGAGCGCGCACAGGAAGCGTGAGCGGTTGACCTCGGTCTCGTGGACGCCCGGGTGGGCGACGGTGCGGTACTCGTCCTGCATCGGGCCAGCCTAAGCGGAGCGGGTGCGCGGGCCGCGCCCCCGGGTAGAGGGGACCATGTCGGGGACGCCCGCCCCCGTCGACGGTCCGTACCGAGCGCAGGGAGGCCGGCCCATGACGGCGACCGAGGCCGGGAGCACGTCCGGTGCGGCGCACCCCGCGCCCATGAGATCCCGGCTGCGGTCGTGGCTGCTGGAGGGGTTGAGCGAGCAGTCGGCCAGGCACCCGGGGCCGCACGCGGCGCCGTCCGTCGAGCACCGGGGCCACCGGTGGTGGCGGGTGATGTGCCTGACCGGCGTCGACTACT
The sequence above is a segment of the Streptomyces griseoviridis genome. Coding sequences within it:
- a CDS encoding AAA family ATPase; translated protein: MRLHRLDLTAFGPFGAAQTVDFDDLSAAGLFLLHGPTGAGKTSVLDAVCYALYGSVPGARQSGQGQNLRSDHAAPATRTGVTLELTVAGRRLEVTRQPPWARPKKRGTGTTLEKAQSWLREHDPATGTWKDLSRSHQEIGEEITQLLGMSREQFCQVVLLPQGDFARFLRADAEARGRLLGRLFDTQRFADVEKRLADRRRSTEAQVREGDEALLADAHRMQQAAGDAMELPDLKPGEPGLAEAVLTAAALARSTAREQLAIASSRLTAAESAQAAADRALADARELDRLQRRFAQARERAALLEERSPAYRDAQTRMERARKAEAVAPALELRDSADTEHRRAGRAEAQARAQLPARFADAGASGLAGAARRAAEELGGLESARRAEQRLAELAVERDRLDRQERADEDALQDADAWLSGWDERRAALRAAVESAQQAATRAEQLAVQREPARTRLAAARQRDRLTREAREEGESVRAATDDALTARAAWLDVKERRLNGIAAELAAQLADGAPCSVCGATEHPAPARKDAGHVDRESEEHALAAYQSADERRAGAERRLGEVQRALATAEGEAGDTPTDQLVREAQELEERYAEARSAAAQLHPATERLGVAEQERERRVTAQQKAAVGAASRVAAREPLDRERTALEAELTQARGTADSVATRAGQLERQVALLTDAADTARAAEDTAQRLKDADARLADAAFRAGFDTPQAAADALLDAAAHRELQRRLDAWQSEEATVRAVLAETETAEAAARPAADLAGAERSAAAAAARVRDAASARDAADRRRAELDRLSAHSATGVRRLAPLREEYDRVARLATLTAGTSAQNERRMRLESYVLAARLEQVAAAATVRLQRMSSGRYTLVHSDDRSGRGRSGLGLHVVDAWTGRERDTATLSGGETFFASLALALGLADVVTDETGGVSLDTLFIDEGFGSLDEQTLDEVLDVLDSLRERDRSVGIVSHVADLRRRVHAQLEVVKGRSGSALRQRGAAG
- a CDS encoding exonuclease SbcCD subunit D, encoding MRLLHTSDWHLGRSFHRVDMLGAQAAFVTHLVTTVREHAVDAVVVAGDVYDRAVPPLAAVELFDDALHRLAGLGVPTVMISGNHDSARRLGVGAGLIGRAGIHLRTEPSACGTPVVLADTFGDVALYGLPYLEPALVKGEFGVAKAGHETVLAAAMERVRADLATRPAGTRSVVLAHAFVTGGEPSDSERDITVGGVAAVPAGVFDGVDYVALGHLHGCQTLTDRIRYSGSPLPYSFSETAHRKTMWLVDLGADGSVTAERVDCPVPRALARLRGTLEELLADPELTRHEDAWVEATLTDAVRPADPMARLLERFPHTLSLAFDPERAPDDPEVSYAKRLAGRSDQQIAEDFVAHVRGAGPDTSEQGVLRDAFDAVRVDETVREVAR
- a CDS encoding rhodanese-like domain-containing protein, whose product is MTTHPTGHLRPAEAAAHFRARLALYTDVSDVAAALAGVGDPGFVLIDSRSTESWDQGHVSGAVHLPTALVPERAEEILDRAVPVVTYCWGPGCDGAARSALALAELGFHVKEMIGGFEYWVREGFEFETGQGRERRTPDPLTAPERAAACGC
- a CDS encoding Imm21 family immunity protein; translated protein: MVRYAEPGTVEWVESDGGPLIAVPETVLPFWSGADGDDLASDYDRACEIDTAFGLLPVGDRTALVLGDEPAATAYLPEHGTLVRWYAADTEAELLAGARDALTTADWTDERHWNVPGPVVLFDSAWPGTAPARTDTLRITLAAGHYAVRSAVRPGPEIWAGLVHLRRLDEA
- a CDS encoding Lrp/AsnC family transcriptional regulator, whose product is MTEFSPDATDWRILDVLQRTGRAGFAELARAVAMSPSAVTERVRRLEEAGVIQGYTAVVDPERLGLPILAFVRLRYPNGNYKPFHDLVAVTPEVLEAHHVTGDDCFVIKVAARSMGHLEEVSGKIGTLGSVTTSVVYSSPLPRRPLGR
- a CDS encoding YigZ family protein — protein: MQDEYRTVAHPGVHETEVNRSRFLCALAPAATEQEAQDFLAAVRKEHPDASHHCWAYVIGADASVQRAGDDGEPGGTAGVPMLQMLLRRDMRYVVAVVTRYYGGVKLGAGGLIRAYGGAVGEALDSLGTRTRRRFRLATVTVDHQRAGRVQNDLRTSGRAVLDVHYGEQVTIDIGLPDAEVPAFRAWLADATAGTARFEPGGEAYGDA
- a CDS encoding DUF885 domain-containing protein, with amino-acid sequence MSDTNNPLPRAVADAYVDDLIALDPITGTYLGVKESSSRLPDTSPAGQEALAALQRATLAKLDEAERRPGADTDSERRCGRLLRERLTAEIAVHEADEGLRSVGNMGTAVHAVRDIFTVTPSGTVAEWTAIVERLRAVPTALAGYRESLALGLERKLYASPRPTATFVTQLGEWADTDGNGLGWFEDFVSAGPAELRAKLDEAAGAATAAVVELRDWMRDVYAPTIEGAPNTVGRERYARWSRYFNGTDLDLDEAYAYGWSEYHRLLAEMRREAERVLPGAETPWAALAHLDEHGRHIEGVDEVRDWLQGLMDEAIEKLDGTHFDLADDVRKVESRIAPPGSAAAPYYTSPSEDFSRPGRTWLPTMGQTRFPVYDLVSTWYHEGVPGHHLQLAQWVHVAGDLSRYQAAVGMVSANAEGWALYAERLMDELGFLTDAEQRLGYLDAQMMRAARVIVDIGMHLELEIPADSPFHPGERWTPELAQEFFGAHSSRPADFVESELTRYLTIPGQAIGYKLGERAWLLGREKARERHGDAFDLKAWHMAALSQGSLGLDDLVDELSKL